One genomic window of Sodaliphilus pleomorphus includes the following:
- a CDS encoding M6 family metalloprotease domain-containing protein produces the protein MKTKRLYSSIILSLLAIASMALPAKRITKTITQPDGSTVEVRLCGDEHLHYYTLLSGEPVVKDSNGAYCLAESNGRGLVSTGLQVNSMSTMKKLGRKLKNTPEDLANLRAARMHDISYPQRVSHTGERKGIVILAAYADCDFTFSRASVDSLMNTVDYRQGYFSGSVHDYFAEQSNGKFSLSFDVVGPVKLSRPLAYYGENGLFGDKHVGEMVAEAIQLADDSVDYSQYDWDGDGTVDQVVVIYAGYGEAMGAAEETIWPQEYTLTKSDFGRKLHLDGVVLDTYACTCELLGNENAFDGEKIITGIGPMCHEFSHCLGLPDFYDPTNSGHFTTGYWDVMDEGCYNNAEYCPAGYTAYEKWLCGWQEPIVLDKPMTVSDMKALSQGGDFYVVYNDQYNKKTNEFYMLENRQWSGFDYFLPGHGVLVTHVNYIASDWRSNSVNTTYGKEGYAVVPANNMKEYSDSIQAGQTYPYIDNDSLTDTSTPNAVVFNVNKNFKNILQKPITKISVDNNGVASFQFMGGSSAEGVSTTVYDNRKECEYYDLTGRRVGKDYKGLIIEKQNDGTVKKHFSL, from the coding sequence ATGAAGACAAAACGTCTCTATAGCTCTATTATCCTCTCTTTGCTGGCAATAGCCTCTATGGCCCTGCCAGCAAAGAGGATAACAAAGACAATAACGCAACCCGACGGTTCGACTGTTGAGGTGCGCCTTTGTGGTGATGAGCATCTCCACTACTACACTTTGCTATCAGGTGAACCAGTCGTAAAGGACTCCAATGGTGCTTACTGCCTTGCTGAAAGCAATGGACGCGGACTCGTGAGCACAGGCTTGCAAGTGAACAGCATGAGCACAATGAAGAAACTCGGCCGCAAGCTTAAGAATACTCCAGAGGACTTGGCCAACCTCCGTGCTGCCCGCATGCATGACATCTCATATCCACAACGTGTATCTCATACTGGGGAACGCAAGGGCATCGTCATTCTTGCAGCTTATGCCGACTGCGATTTCACCTTCTCTCGTGCGTCGGTTGACAGTTTGATGAATACAGTAGACTATCGTCAAGGCTATTTCTCTGGCTCTGTGCACGACTATTTTGCAGAGCAGTCCAACGGTAAATTCTCTCTTTCGTTTGATGTTGTAGGTCCCGTGAAGCTGTCAAGGCCCCTGGCCTACTATGGAGAGAATGGTCTGTTTGGAGATAAACACGTGGGAGAGATGGTGGCTGAAGCCATTCAGCTGGCCGACGACAGTGTAGACTATTCGCAGTACGACTGGGATGGAGATGGAACTGTGGATCAAGTGGTTGTGATCTATGCCGGATATGGCGAGGCCATGGGTGCCGCCGAAGAGACCATATGGCCACAAGAATACACGCTCACAAAATCCGACTTTGGGCGCAAATTGCATCTGGACGGTGTTGTTCTTGATACCTACGCCTGCACTTGCGAGCTGCTTGGCAATGAAAATGCATTTGATGGAGAAAAGATCATAACCGGTATAGGTCCTATGTGCCATGAATTCAGCCACTGCCTTGGCTTGCCAGATTTCTATGATCCAACAAATTCCGGCCACTTCACCACTGGCTATTGGGACGTCATGGACGAAGGATGCTACAACAATGCAGAATACTGCCCTGCAGGATATACAGCCTACGAGAAGTGGCTATGTGGTTGGCAAGAGCCGATAGTGCTCGACAAGCCGATGACAGTGAGTGACATGAAGGCGCTGTCTCAAGGCGGCGACTTCTATGTGGTCTATAACGACCAATACAACAAGAAGACCAATGAGTTTTATATGCTGGAGAACCGCCAGTGGAGTGGCTTCGACTATTTCCTGCCAGGACACGGAGTGCTGGTCACGCACGTAAATTACATCGCATCAGACTGGCGCAGCAACAGTGTAAACACAACTTACGGCAAGGAAGGCTATGCTGTAGTGCCAGCCAACAACATGAAAGAATACTCCGACAGCATACAGGCCGGGCAGACCTATCCATATATAGACAACGACTCTCTTACAGACACTTCAACACCAAATGCGGTAGTATTCAATGTAAACAAGAATTTCAAGAATATTCTACAGAAACCGATAACGAAGATAAGCGTCGACAACAACGGTGTTGCCTCATTCCAATTCATGGGTGGAAGTAGCGCAGAAGGTGTGTCTACTACCGTCTATGACAACCGTAAGGAGTGTGAATACTATGACTTGACAGGCCGACGTGTAGGTAAAGACTACAAGGGGCTGATTATAGAAAAACAGAATGATGGAACCGTGAAAAAACATTTCAGCTTATGA